Genomic segment of Bacteroidota bacterium:
AAGAAATAAACCTATCAGTGGAAATGCAAAACCAATCAATGGTATATCAGAAAAATTGGTAATAGAAGTAATGGCAATATTTTTTGTAAGTGGAACAGTGATCAATACAATTCCTGCTGCCGCAACTAAACAAGAAACCAGCACTATAAGCCAATCCACTTTTCGCATTACAAGACCTGCAAGAAAACGTCCCAATGCAATGGCTCCTGAAAGTATACTAGCCATCTGAATCGCCATACTGGTAGAAAGATGTAAGACATCTTTATTAAATGTAGGCAACCAGCTCATAATGCTTTGCTCGATCAATACGTAAAAAAATGCACAGAAAATAAAAACCAATACCAACGGGAAAATGATAAGTCTCAGCATTTCCACAAACTCTTGTTTGGCAGATTTTCCTTTTTCTTCTTTTTGTACAGATGTTTCATCCAGTGGTGTTGTGAGTAATAATAGAAATGCAATTACCGATAACCCACCCAGCAAATAATAAATGCTGAACCATTTTGTCGATTGCGGATTATCATTATCCACTACGGATGCAAAAATGAAGTAACCAGCCAGCACACCGACCATAAAAAATGATTCCAAAAAATTCATAAGGCTTAAATGCTCTTTTTTACTGCTGGTAACAATACCTAATGTTGAAAACACAGAAACTTTTATTAACGCAAAGCTTACACCAACAGTCGCAAACAATAATTTAGTCATAAGAAAAGAGGGTACTGACGGCATGATAAAGCAGATTGCTGAAACCAAAGCCAATGCAATCAGCATCGTTTTTTTATACCCAATACGCACAACATAAGAGGCAATTAAAAAAG
This window contains:
- a CDS encoding MFS transporter → MSNLRIKISLFLNYFVFAILLNSVGTVILQVQNNFNVLKGSASILEAFKDLSIAIASFLIASYVVRIGYKKTMLIALALVSAICFIMPSVPSFLMTKLLFATVGVSFALIKVSVFSTLGIVTSSKKEHLSLMNFLESFFMVGVLAGYFIFASVVDNDNPQSTKWFSIYYLLGGLSVIAFLLLLTTPLDETSVQKEEKGKSAKQEFVEMLRLIIFPLVLVFIFCAFFYVLIEQSIMSWLPTFNKDVLHLSTSMAIQMASILSGAIALGRFLAGLVMRKVDWLIVLVSCLVAAAGIVLITVPLTKNIAITSITNFSDIPLIGFAFPLIGLFLAPIYPAINSVILSNLPAHKHGAMSGLIVVFSALGGTTGSIITGHVFEAYGGQTAFYFSLIPIAILVGLLFAFKKLQPKTSGATEMKMTGGH